One genomic segment of Trichococcus shcherbakoviae includes these proteins:
- a CDS encoding sugar kinase, which yields MSKILTLGEIMLRLSTDPGTLMTYSTNFTGHYGGGEANVGISLANFGHAVAYASKVPANPLGVAVRKHLKSYGICTALLRKGGERLGTYYLESGVGERAASVVYDRAHSSFSSMEALEWDFDELFEDVNLFHISGVTAALTKEWASWSVELVREAKRRGIKVSFDINYRAKLWTQAECGAFLQQVLPLTDYLSAGKLDALYLMGIPENTSEQEDVTYYYEKMAEKYPNIEVFYSTIRQVHSASHNVLQGTMWRNGETTFSNVHTITPIVDRVGGGDAYAAGILHGILSGYTAEHTVDFAIAASSMKHTIHGDCNQFSAEEVEDFMNSESGAIKR from the coding sequence ATGAGTAAAATTTTGACATTGGGCGAAATCATGTTGCGCCTATCTACAGATCCAGGAACATTGATGACCTATTCCACAAATTTCACCGGGCATTACGGCGGCGGGGAAGCGAATGTCGGCATCAGTCTGGCGAATTTTGGCCATGCAGTGGCTTACGCAAGCAAAGTGCCGGCCAATCCGCTTGGTGTTGCGGTCCGCAAACATCTGAAGAGCTACGGAATTTGTACAGCCTTGCTTAGAAAAGGCGGAGAACGCCTGGGCACCTACTATTTGGAAAGCGGTGTTGGGGAACGTGCGGCTTCCGTTGTCTATGACCGTGCCCATTCAAGTTTCTCAAGCATGGAAGCCTTGGAGTGGGATTTCGATGAATTGTTCGAGGACGTGAACCTGTTCCATATTTCCGGCGTCACTGCTGCACTAACCAAAGAGTGGGCTTCATGGTCGGTCGAGTTGGTGCGGGAAGCGAAAAGACGCGGGATCAAAGTCAGTTTCGATATCAACTACCGCGCCAAACTTTGGACGCAGGCCGAATGCGGGGCTTTCCTGCAGCAAGTCTTGCCGTTGACCGACTATCTTTCTGCTGGTAAATTGGATGCTTTGTATTTGATGGGGATTCCGGAAAATACAAGCGAGCAGGAAGACGTGACCTATTATTACGAGAAGATGGCGGAAAAATATCCGAACATCGAAGTCTTCTATTCAACAATCCGTCAGGTGCATTCCGCCAGCCACAATGTGCTCCAAGGGACGATGTGGCGCAACGGGGAGACGACCTTCTCGAACGTGCACACAATCACACCGATCGTTGACCGGGTCGGCGGCGGGGATGCTTATGCCGCCGGGATCCTGCATGGCATCCTGTCCGGGTATACGGCAGAGCATACGGTCGATTTCGCGATTGCCGCATCCAGCATGAAACACACAATCCATGGCGACTGTAACCAGTTTTCCGCCGAAGAAGTGGAAGATTTCATGAATTCCGAGTCCGGAGCGATCAAACGATAA
- a CDS encoding IclR family transcriptional regulator — protein sequence MEEEKKPYGTVLLKAAKIIDHLSNCKEAQSLAAIAASTGLSSPTALKILDTLLLIGYVEKDEQTKRFTLGSALIRYANNRLANLDIIKITDPYLRNLQAGLDETVHLGILDKDEVLYVNKLETQKAIANINSRIGNTNHLYSSAMGKAMLAAFSDEELAAYLERVELVADTPNTITDRDVLKEEVKRVKESGFATDDEENDLDVICIGAALVIDNKIYGAFSVSTPKYRFEREKTIEKVLETKKNLLAELSRTNTFIS from the coding sequence ATGGAAGAAGAGAAAAAACCTTACGGAACGGTCCTGCTGAAAGCCGCAAAAATCATCGATCATTTGTCCAATTGCAAGGAAGCCCAGAGTCTGGCCGCAATCGCAGCCAGCACCGGTCTGTCCAGCCCAACGGCACTGAAGATCCTGGATACGCTGCTTTTGATCGGATATGTCGAGAAGGATGAGCAGACGAAGCGGTTTACCTTGGGCAGTGCGCTGATCCGCTATGCGAACAACCGGCTGGCGAATCTCGACATCATCAAAATCACCGATCCGTACCTGCGGAATCTGCAGGCGGGCCTGGACGAAACGGTCCATTTGGGCATCCTGGACAAGGATGAGGTCCTCTACGTCAATAAATTGGAGACCCAGAAAGCGATCGCCAACATCAATTCCCGCATAGGCAACACCAACCATCTCTACAGTTCCGCGATGGGCAAGGCGATGCTGGCCGCCTTCAGCGACGAAGAGTTGGCAGCGTATCTGGAGCGGGTCGAACTGGTCGCGGATACACCGAACACCATAACGGATCGTGATGTTCTGAAGGAAGAAGTGAAAAGAGTCAAAGAGTCGGGTTTTGCTACCGATGACGAAGAGAACGACCTGGATGTCATCTGCATTGGGGCAGCGCTCGTGATCGACAACAAAATCTATGGCGCATTCAGCGTCAGCACGCCGAAGTACCGTTTCGAACGCGAGAAGACGATTGAAAAGGTGCTGGAAACGAAAAAAAATTTATTGGCCGAATTGAGTAGGACGAACACGTTTATTAGTTGA
- the aroB gene encoding 3-dehydroquinate synthase has protein sequence MAELHVGLGKDSYTILIENGLRHRLPEEIKKIYSGKKIAIITDHNVNAHYGSQLDVGLQAAGYETLVVALPPGEQTKDFQMLPLIYEQLLDFQLNRSELIIALGGGVIGDLAGFAAASFLRGVPFIQIPTSLLAQVDSSIGGKVGVDLARGKNLVGAFNQPKKVFIDPEMLNTLSDHFFRDGLGEVIKYGCIKDAEFFSFLQTLHTREEMMAHIEKILYTCCDIKRRVVEEDEKDTGERMLLNFGHTIAHALETYTNYAKYSHGEAVAIGMVAITRLSEKKGFTQPGTAAAIEALAKQVGLPTELHMEEIDLDSLLAIMTLDKKNLDDHLKVILLKEIGNSYVQDETIAFFDDLENM, from the coding sequence ATGGCTGAATTACATGTAGGACTCGGCAAAGACAGCTACACGATCCTGATTGAAAATGGTTTGCGCCACCGTCTTCCGGAAGAAATCAAAAAAATCTACAGCGGCAAGAAGATTGCCATTATCACGGACCATAACGTCAACGCGCACTACGGTTCCCAGTTGGATGTTGGCCTGCAGGCAGCGGGATATGAGACGCTTGTCGTAGCCTTGCCGCCAGGCGAGCAGACGAAAGATTTCCAGATGCTGCCGCTGATCTATGAACAATTGTTGGATTTCCAACTGAACCGCAGTGAATTGATCATTGCCTTGGGTGGAGGCGTCATCGGGGATCTCGCAGGCTTTGCGGCTGCCAGTTTCCTGCGCGGAGTGCCATTCATCCAAATCCCGACTTCCTTGTTGGCTCAAGTGGACAGCAGCATCGGCGGCAAGGTCGGCGTGGATCTGGCAAGGGGGAAGAATCTGGTCGGGGCTTTCAATCAACCGAAGAAAGTGTTCATCGATCCGGAAATGCTGAACACGTTGTCGGACCACTTTTTCCGCGACGGTCTCGGGGAAGTCATCAAATACGGCTGCATCAAGGACGCCGAATTCTTCAGTTTCCTGCAGACGCTGCATACCCGCGAAGAGATGATGGCGCACATCGAAAAAATCCTCTACACGTGCTGCGACATCAAGCGCAGAGTCGTGGAAGAGGACGAAAAGGACACCGGCGAAAGAATGCTGCTGAACTTTGGCCACACGATCGCGCACGCTTTGGAGACCTATACCAATTATGCGAAATATTCGCACGGTGAAGCGGTGGCCATCGGGATGGTCGCCATCACGCGCCTTTCCGAGAAAAAAGGTTTCACGCAACCCGGGACGGCCGCGGCGATCGAAGCATTGGCGAAACAAGTCGGCTTGCCTACGGAACTGCATATGGAAGAAATTGATTTGGACAGCTTGTTGGCGATCATGACGTTGGACAAAAAGAATTTGGACGACCATCTGAAAGTCATCCTGTTGAAGGAAATAGGCAACAGCTACGTTCAGGATGAAACCATCGCCTTCTTTGACGATCTGGAGAACATGTAG
- a CDS encoding threonine/serine exporter family protein: protein MNLLSIVVEMVVAFVAVYFIAITLEAPKRTLRYGALGGALGWGVYLGGLSFLDIVGATFLASLFIAWIAHLFARHLKTPVTIYFIPAFIALVPGAGVYQSVYSFINKEYAVAQQHLVLTLQISGAIALAIFIVDSLFGLMARIKASKEKNSPAN, encoded by the coding sequence ATGAATTTGCTTAGCATCGTTGTGGAAATGGTCGTCGCTTTTGTTGCTGTCTACTTCATTGCCATCACTTTGGAAGCGCCGAAACGGACATTGCGGTATGGCGCGTTGGGAGGGGCTTTGGGCTGGGGTGTTTACCTTGGCGGGTTGTCTTTTTTGGACATCGTTGGGGCCACTTTTCTGGCCAGCCTGTTCATCGCTTGGATCGCGCACCTGTTCGCGCGTCATCTGAAGACGCCGGTGACGATCTATTTCATCCCGGCCTTCATCGCCCTGGTTCCTGGAGCCGGCGTTTATCAATCGGTCTATTCCTTCATCAACAAAGAATATGCAGTCGCGCAGCAGCATCTGGTCCTGACGCTGCAGATATCGGGCGCTATCGCACTTGCGATCTTCATTGTGGACAGTCTCTTCGGGCTCATGGCCAGAATCAAGGCTTCAAAGGAAAAGAATAGCCCCGCCAATTAG
- a CDS encoding prephenate dehydrogenase has translation MTILNKELNITIVGLGVIGGSFAMALHDAGYRNLYGIDIDQATLDKAKAQQLIKEGYQDGKDILPQSDLVIFSLYPRLVHDFIVTHKQHFKPGSILTDATGVKKFFIEDILSVLPASIDFVFGHPMAGREKKGIDFASSSVYKNANYILTPLPSNKEENLAFMEDLIMEMGFGRITRISADYHDEMIAFTSQLPHAIAVALVNSDVEGRETEKFTGDSYRELTRIAKINEDLWSELFLENKEYLLKSIQTFEDQLDLIKAAIKNDDSIALKQLFIKSTKRREKFDR, from the coding sequence ATGACAATCCTCAATAAGGAGCTGAACATCACGATCGTCGGACTGGGCGTGATCGGCGGGTCTTTCGCGATGGCCCTTCACGATGCCGGGTACCGCAATCTTTACGGCATCGACATCGACCAGGCGACTCTGGACAAAGCCAAAGCGCAACAGCTCATCAAGGAGGGCTATCAGGATGGAAAGGACATCCTTCCGCAATCCGATTTGGTGATCTTTTCGCTCTATCCCCGTCTGGTGCATGATTTCATCGTCACCCATAAGCAGCATTTCAAGCCGGGCTCGATTCTGACGGATGCGACGGGTGTCAAAAAGTTCTTCATCGAGGATATCCTGTCGGTTTTGCCTGCCTCGATTGATTTTGTCTTCGGTCATCCGATGGCCGGACGCGAGAAAAAAGGCATCGATTTCGCCAGCAGTTCCGTCTACAAAAATGCGAATTACATCCTCACGCCGCTCCCTTCCAACAAAGAGGAGAATCTTGCTTTCATGGAAGATTTGATCATGGAGATGGGCTTCGGGAGGATCACGCGCATTTCTGCCGATTACCATGACGAAATGATCGCTTTCACCAGCCAGTTGCCGCACGCGATCGCCGTCGCTTTGGTCAACAGTGATGTCGAAGGCCGCGAAACGGAGAAATTCACCGGTGACAGTTACCGTGAGTTGACCCGGATCGCCAAGATCAACGAGGACCTGTGGAGCGAACTTTTCCTGGAGAACAAAGAGTATTTGCTGAAGAGCATCCAGACGTTCGAGGATCAGCTCGACCTGATCAAGGCAGCCATCAAGAACGACGACAGTATTGCGTTAAAACAGCTTTTCATCAAGTCCACCAAGCGACGGGAAAAGTTCGACAGATAA
- a CDS encoding shikimate kinase, whose translation MGKNIILIGLPGAGKTTLGKLLSNIIGYRFIDSDAFIEEKTGKSITDLFQIGEDYFRNIESDAYKEIAEFEDTIVSTGGGVVKRNENIVVLKQSGTIYYIDRAVEDITHDIEVSHRPLLKDGLERIYALKSERETLYQDAADFVVKNDKPLEELAAEIIAHHIGAGKEGDAHDNPQ comes from the coding sequence TTGGGAAAAAATATCATCCTAATTGGACTGCCTGGCGCAGGCAAGACGACTTTAGGGAAATTATTGAGCAATATAATCGGTTACCGTTTCATCGATTCGGATGCCTTCATTGAGGAGAAGACCGGCAAAAGCATCACCGACCTCTTCCAAATCGGAGAGGACTATTTCCGCAACATCGAGTCGGATGCCTATAAGGAAATTGCCGAGTTCGAAGATACTATTGTCAGCACGGGCGGCGGTGTCGTCAAGCGCAACGAAAATATCGTGGTCTTGAAACAGAGCGGCACAATCTACTACATCGACCGGGCAGTCGAAGATATCACGCATGATATCGAAGTTTCCCATCGTCCGCTGCTGAAGGATGGTTTGGAAAGGATCTATGCGCTGAAGTCCGAGCGCGAGACCCTCTATCAGGACGCTGCGGATTTCGTCGTCAAGAACGATAAACCCTTGGAAGAGCTTGCCGCTGAAATCATCGCGCACCACATTGGAGCAGGAAAGGAAGGCGACGCACATGACAATCCTCAATAA
- the aroF gene encoding 3-deoxy-7-phosphoheptulonate synthase, translating into MIIILKKTAKVEEINELTKRLTDKGVIVSPVIGETMTILGLVGDTSKVSMDTIQQHHIVERVLKVQEPYKKANRKFHPDDTVVEIDGQRIGNGYFGVIAGPCSVEGEEQIVSIAQRAKAAGANFLRGGAFKPRTSPYSFQGLELEGLRLLKLAKEATGLPIVTELMSTKFVDEFEADVDMIQIGARNMQNFDLLKEVGKTKTPVLLKRGLSATYEEWLMSAEYIMSEGNENVILCERGIRTFETETRNTLDIQAVPVIQKLSHLPIIIDPSHAGGSAYLVPSMSKSAVMSGANGLMVEIHHDPENAWSDGQQCLNPNEFDELMAVVKQLIAIEGKHLDAVK; encoded by the coding sequence ATGATCATCATTTTGAAGAAAACGGCTAAAGTAGAGGAAATCAACGAACTGACAAAACGCTTAACGGATAAAGGGGTCATCGTGAGCCCGGTAATCGGCGAAACAATGACTATTTTGGGCTTGGTAGGGGATACTTCGAAAGTATCGATGGACACTATTCAGCAACATCACATCGTAGAGCGCGTATTGAAAGTTCAGGAGCCCTACAAAAAAGCCAACCGCAAATTCCATCCGGACGATACGGTTGTCGAAATCGACGGCCAACGCATCGGTAACGGCTACTTCGGCGTGATCGCAGGTCCTTGTTCCGTTGAAGGCGAAGAACAGATCGTCAGCATCGCACAACGCGCAAAAGCAGCAGGGGCTAACTTCCTCCGCGGTGGAGCTTTCAAACCGCGCACATCCCCATACAGCTTCCAAGGTTTGGAATTGGAAGGCTTGCGTTTGTTGAAATTGGCGAAGGAAGCGACTGGCTTGCCGATCGTAACCGAATTGATGTCCACGAAATTCGTTGATGAGTTCGAGGCGGATGTGGATATGATCCAAATCGGCGCCCGCAACATGCAGAATTTCGATCTGTTGAAGGAAGTCGGCAAAACCAAGACACCAGTCCTGTTGAAGCGCGGTCTGTCCGCAACTTACGAAGAATGGTTGATGTCTGCTGAATACATCATGTCCGAAGGGAACGAAAACGTCATCCTTTGCGAACGTGGAATCCGCACATTCGAAACGGAAACACGCAATACTTTGGATATCCAAGCGGTTCCGGTCATCCAAAAATTATCCCACTTGCCGATCATCATCGATCCAAGTCATGCCGGCGGTTCTGCTTACCTGGTGCCATCCATGTCCAAATCCGCAGTCATGTCAGGCGCGAACGGTCTGATGGTCGAAATCCACCACGATCCTGAGAACGCATGGAGCGATGGCCAACAGTGCCTGAACCCGAATGAGTTCGACGAGTTGATGGCTGTCGTAAAACAATTGATTGCCATTGAAGGAAAGCATTTGGATGCGGTAAAATAA
- the aroE gene encoding shikimate dehydrogenase, whose amino-acid sequence MQFFGLFGEHLSHSYSERIHSTFFDLIGMNAGYKHIEIPPDELAAAIEGIRVLRFVGVNVTIPYKQTVMPYLDEITPEATRIGAVNTIKVKDGKLYGANTDYYGFGTMLASHGIAVENQTAMVLGFGGSAKAVLLYLLDNGINNIIIVSRKKGALTDIPDDPRISLMSYDDIADISGDLIINTTPLGMFPDNIGISAVPVEVIRHFSAAVDLIYNPQETEFLRLAKTAGLKICNGLEMLVHQGIKSQEIWLERPFELTLNQEIYDKITS is encoded by the coding sequence ATGCAATTTTTCGGCTTATTCGGCGAACATCTGAGCCACAGTTATTCAGAAAGAATCCATTCGACTTTTTTCGATCTGATCGGAATGAATGCCGGTTATAAACATATTGAGATACCCCCAGACGAGCTGGCAGCGGCGATCGAAGGGATCCGCGTGCTTCGGTTTGTCGGCGTCAACGTGACGATTCCCTATAAACAGACGGTGATGCCTTACTTGGACGAAATCACACCGGAAGCCACGCGCATCGGTGCAGTCAACACAATCAAGGTGAAAGACGGCAAGCTCTACGGTGCCAACACCGACTATTACGGATTCGGCACCATGTTGGCTTCGCACGGCATCGCAGTCGAAAACCAGACGGCAATGGTCTTGGGTTTCGGCGGATCCGCCAAGGCGGTCCTTCTATATTTACTGGATAATGGCATCAATAACATTATCATCGTTTCACGAAAAAAAGGCGCTCTTACTGATATTCCGGACGATCCGCGCATCTCCTTGATGAGTTATGATGACATAGCGGACATCTCAGGCGATCTGATCATCAACACGACGCCGCTTGGCATGTTCCCTGACAACATCGGCATCAGCGCGGTACCGGTCGAAGTGATCCGTCATTTCAGTGCGGCAGTGGATCTGATCTACAACCCGCAGGAAACGGAATTCCTCCGTTTGGCAAAAACAGCCGGTCTGAAGATCTGCAACGGATTGGAAATGTTGGTGCATCAAGGCATCAAATCCCAGGAAATCTGGCTGGAACGGCCTTTCGAGCTTACATTGAACCAAGAAATCTATGATAAAATAACATCATAA
- a CDS encoding YrrS family protein, producing MSENNQKPTRQDLHRNHKRNNLLVILGIIAAAFLGLVLLYNIFYGNDEEPSIAAGNQTNSQSMIITESDDSSEKSSSTKKSSDVEKDSAEEDSEEENDKDKDKDTETEKVPSTDDNVSTAYTGDWEPIGTTQTGEHVTDYSDGSADRNEIKQAISAVTGISADNMIEWWIGNAGDQQVTATVSDTQKEKIARVQLNWIDGEGWQVTLVEELNEIPNN from the coding sequence ATGTCCGAGAACAATCAAAAACCGACCAGACAAGATTTACACCGAAATCATAAACGCAATAACCTGCTCGTTATATTGGGCATCATCGCAGCCGCATTTTTGGGGCTCGTGCTCCTTTATAATATTTTTTACGGGAATGATGAAGAACCATCCATCGCGGCAGGTAATCAAACAAACTCACAAAGCATGATCATCACCGAATCGGATGACTCCAGCGAAAAGTCTTCTTCAACTAAAAAATCTTCGGACGTAGAGAAAGACAGCGCCGAGGAAGATTCGGAAGAAGAGAACGATAAAGATAAAGACAAAGACACCGAGACGGAGAAAGTTCCATCAACCGATGACAATGTGAGCACGGCCTATACCGGTGACTGGGAACCGATCGGCACGACCCAAACCGGGGAACATGTCACGGATTACAGCGACGGCTCCGCCGACCGCAATGAAATCAAGCAAGCCATCTCTGCCGTGACCGGCATCAGCGCCGATAACATGATCGAATGGTGGATCGGAAACGCCGGCGATCAACAAGTGACCGCCACAGTCTCCGATACACAGAAAGAGAAGATTGCACGCGTCCAGCTCAACTGGATCGACGGCGAAGGCTGGCAAGTCACGCTTGTGGAAGAACTGAACGAGATACCGAATAACTGA
- a CDS encoding GNAT family N-acetyltransferase produces the protein MITIRNLSQDNIEAALALSVDDWQRKYVRTNAEMIALAYVQPQELFPVALYAEEALVGLAFVKKEQKTAIMTLEQIMIGQPFQSKSFGSESVREIAKWIETQFDCTLLQASIQIGNQWGRETLENAGFMKRSTDLEKREIEMIYITK, from the coding sequence ATGATCACTATACGTAACCTTTCACAAGACAATATCGAGGCCGCGCTTGCGTTGAGCGTCGATGATTGGCAACGCAAATATGTTCGAACGAATGCGGAAATGATCGCGTTGGCTTATGTCCAACCGCAAGAATTGTTCCCTGTCGCCCTTTATGCTGAAGAAGCACTGGTCGGCTTGGCGTTCGTCAAAAAAGAGCAGAAGACAGCGATCATGACGCTGGAACAGATCATGATCGGCCAACCCTTCCAATCCAAAAGTTTCGGTTCCGAAAGCGTAAGGGAAATTGCGAAATGGATCGAGACCCAATTCGACTGCACGCTGCTGCAGGCATCCATCCAGATCGGCAACCAATGGGGACGGGAAACGCTCGAAAACGCCGGCTTCATGAAGCGCAGCACCGATCTCGAAAAGCGCGAAATCGAAATGATCTACATCACAAAATAA
- a CDS encoding threonine/serine exporter family protein, with protein MTDTPNPEMDFELYMDTAVLAGQIMLESNAETYRVEDTVTRILKKTGLQMTEALALTTGLVATLDSPNMHAITVVKRITERTTNLNRVSRVNAVSRNFVEDRLTIQEAYDALQNIDEIQYSRRQKSFALIGFIQLFIFLMGGTFYDFFAMLPVSAAVSFVLHIAAKWKIRPFIQNMVSSFVIAVLTAILFESLSFAIQPDTIIISAIMPLLPGTVLTNGIRDTFRGDYMSGAAKILEAFVIAIFIAIGIGAGLVVGGEVIR; from the coding sequence ATGACGGATACACCTAATCCGGAAATGGATTTTGAATTATACATGGATACAGCGGTCCTGGCCGGACAAATCATGCTTGAAAGCAACGCGGAAACGTACCGTGTCGAGGATACGGTGACACGCATCTTGAAGAAGACAGGGCTGCAGATGACCGAAGCGTTGGCTTTGACCACCGGGCTGGTGGCTACGCTCGACAGTCCGAATATGCATGCGATTACGGTCGTCAAACGGATTACCGAACGCACGACGAACCTGAACAGGGTGTCCCGTGTCAATGCCGTTTCGCGGAATTTCGTCGAAGACAGATTGACGATCCAAGAGGCTTACGATGCGCTGCAGAACATCGACGAAATCCAATACAGCAGGCGTCAGAAAAGCTTTGCTCTGATCGGCTTTATCCAATTGTTCATCTTTTTGATGGGCGGTACATTTTATGACTTCTTCGCGATGCTCCCGGTAAGCGCCGCAGTTTCATTTGTTCTGCACATCGCTGCCAAATGGAAAATCCGCCCGTTTATCCAAAATATGGTGTCCAGTTTTGTGATTGCAGTATTGACAGCGATTTTGTTCGAGTCATTATCCTTTGCAATCCAACCGGATACCATCATCATCAGTGCCATCATGCCGCTGTTGCCGGGGACGGTATTGACGAACGGCATCCGTGACACTTTCCGCGGGGATTACATGTCGGGAGCTGCAAAAATATTGGAGGCCTTTGTGATCGCGATATTCATTGCGATCGGCATCGGTGCCGGCTTGGTCGTCGGAGGGGAGGTGATCCGATGA